In one Nicotiana sylvestris chromosome 8, ASM39365v2, whole genome shotgun sequence genomic region, the following are encoded:
- the LOC104229196 gene encoding short-chain dehydrogenase TIC 32, chloroplastic-like, whose translation MWIFGRKGGSGFSASSTAEEVTQGIDATGLTAIVTGASSGIGAETTRVLAMRGAHVVMAVRNVKTGAEVKESILKEIPHAKIDVMELDLSSVASVRKFASEYNSSGHPLNILINNAGVMAPPFMLSQDNIELQFATNHLGHFLLTNLLLENLKNTAQQSHKEGRIVNVSSMGHKFTYREGIRFDKINDKDSYTSWYAYGQSKLANILHANELARRLKDEGLEITANSLHPGAINTNLMRHQNLIEGIVNWIGKYFIKDIPQGAATTCYVALHPQVKGITGEYFSDSNVATPTSHARDTELAKKLWDFSLSLTKPQ comes from the exons atgtggatttttggaagaaaaggAGGATCTGGATTTTCAGCTTCTTCTACTGCTGAAGAAGTTACTCAAGGAATTGATGCTACTGGCCTCACTGCCATTGTTACAG GAGCATCAAGTGGTATTGGTGCAGAAACAACGCGTGTCCTTGCAATGCGTGGCGCACATGTAGTAATGGCAGTTCGCAATGTAAAAACTGGCGCAGAAGTTAAAGAAAGTATTCTTAAAGAGATTCCTCATGCCAAAATTGATGTAATGGAGTTGGATCTCAGTTCTGTGGCATCCGTTAGGAAGTTTGCATCAGAGTATAACTCTTCTGGCCATCCTCTGAACATCCTAAT CAATAATGCAGGGGTTATGGCTCCGCCATTCATGCTTTCTCAAGACAACATTGAATTGCAGTTTGCAACTAATCATCTAG GTCATTTTCTTTTGACAAATCTTTTGCTAGAGAACCTGAAAAATACAGCTCAACAGAGccacaaagaaggaaggattgtTAATGTTTCATCAATGGGACATAAGTTCACATACCGTGAAGGAATTCGCTTTGACAAAATCAATGACAAAGATAG TTACACTTCTTGGTATGCTTATGGACAATCAAAGCTTGCTAATATCCTACATGCTAACGAACTTGCAAGGCGTTTGAAG GATGAAGGATTGGAGATAACTGCAAATTCGCTTCACCCAGGGGCAATAAATACCAACCTCATGCGTCACCAGAATTTGATTGAAG GCATAGTTAACTGGATTGGCAAATACTTTATTAAAGATATTCCACAG GGAGCGGCAACTACGTGCTATGTGGCGTTGCATCCTCAGGTGAAGGGGATAACCGGTGAATATTTTTCAGACAGCAATGTTGCTACACCAACTTCTCATGCTAGAGATACAGAGTTGGCAAAGAAACTCTGGGATTTCAGCTTGAGTTTGACAAAGCCTCAGTAG